The following are from one region of the Natronosporangium hydrolyticum genome:
- a CDS encoding IS110 family transposase, translated as MRDRMEARLEIIYTHVGGIDVHKKQVTVTARTPDPKRDRRWETTRTFRAFYADLLKMASWLVVERGVRHVAMESTGPYWWPVYSALREVAGPELTIEVVNAAHVKAVPGRKTDVKDAAWLAQLMEVGLLRGSFVPPEQVRVMRDWSRYLTKLTQERSREKQRLLKMLEAAGIKLDNVASDTFGVSGRLMLEALVAGERDPQVLAGLARGVLRNKASDLRLALAGRFTAHHGEMVGLHLARIDHLEQMVGQVKDKIGRLGGEQPGGLVAPFAAQARLLMSIPGLGERAATVIISEIGVDMGRFPTGKHLAAWAGLAPGNNESAGRRRRSRHRKGNSHVQSILVEAALSVSRTRTRLGARFHRLHRRFGGRTSPGAAKKAAFAVAHTLIKVIWSVLSTGVAYQDLGHDYYTRRLDPHMQTKKLVAQLEMLSGKKIVFVDDGGEATA; from the coding sequence GTGCGCGATCGGATGGAGGCCCGTTTGGAGATTATTTACACCCATGTGGGTGGGATAGACGTGCACAAGAAGCAGGTCACGGTGACCGCGCGTACGCCGGACCCGAAGCGGGACAGACGGTGGGAGACCACCCGCACGTTTCGTGCTTTCTACGCCGATCTGCTGAAGATGGCCTCGTGGTTGGTAGTGGAGCGGGGGGTCCGGCATGTGGCGATGGAGTCGACCGGCCCGTACTGGTGGCCGGTGTACTCGGCGTTGCGGGAGGTTGCCGGCCCTGAGCTGACCATTGAGGTCGTCAACGCCGCACACGTCAAAGCGGTTCCGGGGCGTAAAACCGATGTCAAGGACGCTGCGTGGCTGGCCCAGTTGATGGAGGTGGGTTTGCTGCGGGGCAGCTTTGTGCCCCCGGAACAGGTTCGGGTGATGCGGGACTGGAGCAGGTACTTGACCAAGCTGACCCAGGAACGTAGCCGGGAGAAGCAGCGGCTGTTGAAGATGTTGGAAGCGGCGGGGATCAAGCTGGACAACGTAGCCTCGGACACGTTCGGGGTCTCTGGCCGGTTGATGCTTGAGGCGTTGGTGGCTGGCGAGCGTGATCCGCAGGTGTTGGCGGGGTTGGCTCGTGGAGTGCTGCGTAACAAGGCTTCTGATCTGCGGCTGGCTTTGGCGGGGCGGTTCACCGCTCATCATGGGGAGATGGTCGGGCTGCACCTTGCCCGTATCGATCATCTCGAGCAGATGGTGGGCCAGGTCAAAGACAAGATTGGTCGTCTTGGTGGTGAGCAACCCGGTGGGCTGGTCGCCCCGTTTGCTGCTCAGGCGCGGTTGTTGATGAGTATCCCCGGTCTGGGTGAACGTGCCGCCACGGTGATCATTTCGGAGATCGGTGTGGATATGGGCAGGTTTCCCACCGGGAAACATTTGGCTGCCTGGGCTGGGCTGGCTCCGGGTAACAATGAGTCGGCTGGGCGGCGTCGTAGAAGTCGTCACCGTAAAGGCAACAGCCATGTGCAGTCGATCCTCGTGGAGGCGGCCTTGTCGGTGTCGCGGACCCGGACCAGGCTTGGGGCCCGCTTCCACCGGCTGCACCGCCGTTTCGGCGGTAGAACCAGTCCGGGCGCGGCGAAGAAGGCTGCCTTCGCTGTGGCGCACACTCTGATCAAGGTCATCTGGAGTGTGCTGAGCACCGGTGTGGCCTATCAGGATCTGGGTCACGACTATTACACCCGCCGTCTCGACCCGCACATGCAGACGAAGAAGCTGGTCGCCCAACTGGAGATGCTGTCGGGCAAGAAGATCGTCTTCGTGGACGATGGTGGTGAGGCCACCGCCTGA
- a CDS encoding cation:proton antiporter: MEHVDLIGIGAVVLVAGLVARIGRRFGLPTIPCYLIVGILLGPGTPGPVFVAHPGDLSLLAALGLVLLLFHLGLEFPVEQVLSSGRRLFLAAGFYIGLNISAGLALGFALGWGAAEALVIAGAMGISSSAIATKLLIELRRLANVETPAVLGIIVIEDIFLAFYLALLAPVLSGAGSPLGFARDIAISFGFLLLLFTIARYGARVIGTVIGSREDELLAVLAIGLVVLVAGLSEEVGVSDAIGALLIGLVVSRTAVRERVERVVLPMRDLFAAVFFVTFGLSIDVGDFGAVAIPVAIAVVVTVACNVIAGVWTARLFGLNQRAAANIGLTILGRGEFSLILVTLALAAGLDARIGPFVALYVLILAIFSPLLAARSRLLARVLPDWLFRENWRYVREETISTACTHLDQIRVTETDQQECAECVATGDDWVQLRLCLSCGVVRCCDDSINKHATAHFRQTNHPIVESLEPGEHWRYCYIDNTLVRPPLGQRS, translated from the coding sequence GTGGAGCATGTCGACCTGATCGGGATCGGGGCGGTGGTCCTGGTCGCCGGGCTGGTGGCACGCATCGGCCGCCGCTTCGGCCTACCAACGATCCCCTGCTACCTGATCGTGGGGATCCTCCTCGGACCGGGTACGCCCGGGCCGGTCTTCGTTGCGCACCCCGGTGATCTGTCGCTGCTGGCGGCGCTTGGGCTGGTGCTGCTGCTGTTTCACCTGGGTCTGGAGTTCCCGGTCGAACAGGTGCTCAGCAGCGGTCGGCGGCTGTTTCTTGCCGCCGGTTTCTATATCGGCCTCAACATTTCGGCCGGTTTGGCGCTCGGGTTCGCGCTCGGGTGGGGGGCAGCGGAGGCGCTGGTGATCGCCGGTGCGATGGGAATCTCCTCCTCCGCTATCGCCACCAAGCTGCTGATCGAGCTACGCCGGCTAGCCAACGTCGAGACCCCGGCGGTGCTGGGGATCATCGTCATCGAGGACATCTTCCTCGCCTTCTATCTGGCGCTGTTGGCGCCGGTGCTCTCCGGCGCCGGGTCGCCGTTGGGCTTCGCCCGGGACATCGCGATCAGCTTCGGGTTCCTGCTGCTGCTGTTCACCATCGCCCGTTACGGCGCCCGGGTGATCGGGACGGTGATCGGCAGCCGGGAGGACGAGCTGCTGGCGGTGCTCGCGATCGGCCTGGTGGTGCTCGTCGCCGGGCTCTCCGAGGAGGTCGGGGTCTCCGACGCGATCGGGGCGCTGCTCATCGGCCTGGTGGTCTCGCGTACCGCGGTCCGGGAGCGAGTGGAACGCGTGGTGCTGCCGATGCGGGACCTGTTCGCCGCGGTGTTCTTCGTGACCTTCGGACTGAGCATCGACGTGGGCGACTTCGGGGCGGTGGCGATTCCGGTCGCGATCGCGGTAGTCGTCACTGTGGCCTGCAACGTCATCGCCGGGGTGTGGACCGCCCGGCTGTTCGGGCTCAACCAGCGGGCGGCGGCGAACATCGGGTTGACCATCCTCGGCCGGGGCGAGTTCTCCCTGATCCTGGTGACGCTGGCGCTCGCGGCCGGGCTGGATGCCCGGATCGGACCATTCGTCGCTCTCTACGTCCTCATCCTGGCCATCTTCAGCCCGTTGCTCGCTGCCCGCTCCCGGCTGCTGGCCCGGGTGCTGCCGGATTGGCTGTTTCGCGAGAACTGGCGTTACGTACGCGAGGAGACGATCAGCACCGCCTGCACCCATCTGGACCAGATCAGGGTGACCGAGACCGACCAGCAAGAATGCGCGGAGTGCGTCGCTACCGGAGACGACTGGGTGCAGCTGCGACTGTGTCTTAGCTGTGGTGTGGTGCGATGCTGTGACGACTCGATCAACAAGCATGCAACTGCTCATTTCCGGCAGACCAACCACCCGATCGTGGAGTCGCTGGAGCCGGGTGAGCACTGGCGCTACTGCTACATCGACAACACGCTGGTCCGGCCTCCACTCGGCCAGCGCAGCTAG
- a CDS encoding SAM-dependent methyltransferase, which translates to MSSPALRAARYARMRWNTPLSDSHAELLLQRLDLPAASHLLDLGCGWGELLLRAVDAAPTEVTGTGVDVDEALLTQGRALAADRSLDARVRFVAHDAADWREPADRVLCVGAAHALGGTVDALRALTHLVSPGGRLLFGEVFWQQSPTAELIDLFGDQTGSLADLVEQARVTGWRVLHLSTADQREWDDFESSWLAGSQEWLLANPADPQATEVGDELDSRLRQYVGGYRGILGLGYLVLGRPRAAAQPGSGDESSPVLEVAEQ; encoded by the coding sequence ATGTCGTCACCAGCTCTGCGCGCCGCCCGGTACGCCCGGATGCGGTGGAACACTCCGCTCTCGGACAGCCACGCCGAACTACTGCTACAGCGACTGGACCTGCCGGCCGCCAGCCACCTGCTCGACCTGGGCTGCGGGTGGGGTGAGCTGCTGCTGCGCGCGGTTGACGCGGCGCCCACCGAGGTGACCGGCACCGGGGTCGACGTGGACGAGGCGCTGCTGACGCAGGGTCGCGCCCTCGCCGCCGACCGGTCGCTCGACGCCCGGGTGCGGTTCGTGGCCCACGACGCCGCGGACTGGCGCGAACCGGCCGACCGGGTGCTCTGCGTCGGCGCCGCCCACGCCCTCGGTGGGACCGTTGACGCGCTGCGCGCGCTGACCCACCTGGTCAGCCCCGGGGGCCGGTTGCTGTTCGGGGAGGTCTTCTGGCAGCAGTCGCCAACCGCCGAGCTGATCGACCTCTTCGGCGACCAGACCGGCTCGCTCGCGGACCTGGTCGAGCAGGCCCGGGTAACCGGTTGGCGGGTGCTGCACCTGAGCACCGCCGACCAGCGGGAATGGGACGACTTCGAGTCGAGCTGGTTGGCGGGCAGCCAGGAGTGGCTGCTGGCGAACCCGGCCGACCCGCAGGCCACCGAGGTCGGCGACGAGCTCGACTCCCGGCTGCGCCAGTACGTCGGTGGTTACCGGGGCATCCTCGGCCTCGGTTATCTCGTACTCGGCCGGCCCCGGGCCGCGGCCCAACCGGGGAGCGGCGATGAGAGCTCGCCGGTCCTCGAGGTGGCCGAGCAGTAA
- a CDS encoding potassium transporter TrkA, with the protein MGHGVHVQELPGIGRRYDLDLGRGERRLSVVVRKDRTRDLYVFADTSDEPTAVVELTEEQARKLGALLGGTFFEE; encoded by the coding sequence ATGGGTCATGGCGTGCACGTCCAGGAGCTACCGGGGATCGGCCGGCGCTACGACCTCGACCTTGGCCGCGGCGAGCGCCGGCTCTCGGTGGTGGTCCGTAAGGACCGCACCCGCGATCTCTACGTCTTCGCCGACACCAGCGATGAGCCGACCGCGGTGGTTGAGCTGACCGAGGAGCAAGCCCGCAAGTTGGGGGCGCTGCTCGGCGGCACCTTCTTCGAAGAGTGA